The Candidatus Sulfotelmatobacter sp. genome includes a region encoding these proteins:
- a CDS encoding citrate synthase — translation MTTQILPMVPAASKATIEYDGRSVALPVIRGSEGEEAIDIATLRQKTGLITLDPGFGNTGSCRSAITFIDGEKGILRYRGYPIEELAERASFLEVAWLLIHGELPSPAQLASFESEVKHHSMLHEDFRRFFDALPKDAHPMPVCAAAVGALATFYQQPETEQLTHDTIVRLISKMPTIAAFSYKHSIGQPFIYPRNTLDYSTNFMHMMFATPCEPYEVDPRLARAINLLLILHADHEQNCSTSTVRVVGSSQANLFAGIAAGIAALWGPLHGGANQQVIEMLEQIVREDGSAEKFLARAKDKNDTTRLMGFGHRVYKSYDPRAAILKKTCAEVIRVTGGGSSRLLDTAMKLEEIALRDEYFVSRKLYPNVDFYSGVIYRALGIPTNMFTVMFALGRTPGWVAHWLEMRHDADTRIARPRQIYTGATQRAYRPMSERR, via the coding sequence ATGACCACGCAGATCCTTCCCATGGTGCCGGCCGCGTCCAAGGCCACGATCGAGTACGACGGCCGTTCGGTTGCTCTTCCCGTCATTCGCGGAAGCGAAGGCGAAGAGGCGATCGACATCGCCACGCTGCGCCAGAAGACGGGCCTCATCACTCTCGATCCCGGATTCGGCAACACCGGCTCCTGCCGCAGCGCGATCACGTTCATCGACGGCGAAAAGGGGATCCTGCGCTACCGCGGCTACCCGATCGAAGAGCTCGCCGAGCGCGCCTCGTTCCTGGAGGTGGCGTGGCTGCTGATCCATGGCGAGTTGCCGTCGCCGGCCCAGCTCGCAAGCTTCGAATCGGAAGTGAAGCATCACTCCATGCTCCACGAGGACTTCCGCCGCTTCTTCGACGCGCTCCCCAAGGACGCCCATCCCATGCCGGTGTGCGCCGCGGCGGTGGGGGCGCTGGCGACCTTCTATCAGCAGCCCGAGACCGAACAGCTCACCCACGACACGATCGTGCGGTTGATCTCCAAGATGCCGACGATCGCCGCGTTCTCCTACAAGCACTCGATCGGGCAACCCTTCATCTACCCGCGCAATACGCTCGACTACTCGACCAACTTCATGCACATGATGTTCGCGACCCCGTGCGAGCCGTATGAGGTGGATCCGCGACTGGCGCGCGCCATCAACCTGCTGCTGATCCTCCACGCCGACCACGAGCAGAACTGCTCGACCAGCACGGTGCGGGTGGTGGGCAGCTCCCAGGCCAATCTGTTCGCGGGGATCGCCGCGGGCATCGCGGCCCTCTGGGGGCCGCTCCACGGCGGCGCCAACCAGCAGGTGATCGAGATGCTCGAGCAGATCGTCCGCGAAGACGGGAGCGCCGAGAAGTTCCTGGCCCGGGCCAAGGACAAGAACGACACCACCCGTCTGATGGGCTTCGGCCATCGCGTCTACAAGAGCTACGATCCCCGTGCCGCGATTCTCAAGAAGACCTGCGCCGAGGTCATTCGCGTCACCGGCGGAGGCTCGAGCCGACTGCTCGACACCGCGATGAAGCTCGAGGAAATCGCGTTGCGCGACGAGTACTTCGTGAGCCGAAAGCTCTACCCGAACGTCGACTTCTACTCGGGCGTGATCTACCGGGCGCTGGGCATCCCGACCAACATGTTCACGGTGATGTTTGCGCTCGGCCGCACTCCCGGCTGGGTGGCTCACTGGCTCGAGATGCGTCACGACGCCGACACCCGCATCGCTCGACCGCGGCAGATCTACACCGGCGCCACCCAGCGCGCCTACCGGCCGATGTCCGAGCGCCGGTAG